CGTTTTTCTAGGAGCGATACTATTAGCTTCATCACCCACTAATCCAAAGGCATTTGGTACTCCTGGAGCAGTGGCAAAATCATCCATTTCATTATTTAAAACTATTCCTGTTCCTGGTGTAACAATCCCCGCACCAAAGCCGAGATTAATTGTGAAAGTTAAACTAACGGCGTTTCTATCTGCGTCAACTACATTTAAATGACTCGTTTCTGTTGATTCATGAGATTTTAATGTTTTCAGTCCAGGTTTTATTTCTGTTGATGGTGTCGTCTTATCCATGTTAATTTCTTGGCGACGTTTTTGGGCATAAGCTGGACTAATTAATTGAGAAACGGGGACTTTGACAAAATCAGGATCACCTAAATATTTTGCGCGATCGCTATAAGCAATTCTCATAGCTTCTACCATTAAATGTATAGCATCGGGATGATGCCATCCTAAAGATTGTAAATCTGTATCACCAATAATATTTAAAATCTGCAATAAGTGAACCCCTCCTGATGATGGTGGTGGCATAGAACAGATTTTATCTTTGCGAAAGTTTCCACATACAGGAGTTCGCCAAATTGGTTTATAAGCCTTTAAATCTTCGAGAGTAATTAAACCGCCATTTTTTGCCATATCTGAGGCGATAATTTCCGCAGTTTTTCCAGTGTAAAAACTTTGGGGATTTTGAGAAATGGCTTCTAAAGTATTACCTAAATCACTTTGAATTAATTTTTCTCCTGGTTGATAATATTCTCCATTGCGAGTGAAGATTTTACTTGCTGCTGGGTTATTGAGAAGTTTAGGTTTACGGTTTTGGGAAGCAGAGAAAGAACGCCAAGAAACTCTATCACTAATCATAAAACCATCTTTAGCCAGAGCAATACTTGGTTTAACAACTTCTCTCCAAGGTAACTTACCATAAAGACGATGTACTTCATACATACCCGCCACAGTTCCTGGTGTTGCTACTGCTAAATAACCATCTGTACTCGCCCCTGGAATCACTTTTCCATTAGCATCTAAATACATATTTCTAGTAGCTTTCATGGGTGCGCGTTCTCGAAAATCTAAAGCTTTGATTTCCCCTGTTTTTTCCGAATGGAATAGTAAGAAACCACCCCCACCAATACCCGCAGAAAAAGGTTCAACTACGGAAATAGCAAAGGTTGTAGCTACTGCTGCATCTACGGCATTTCCGCCTTTTCTTAACATTAAAAGTCCAGCTTCACTGGCTAAGGGATTGGCGGAAACAACCATCCCTTTTTTAGTGCGAAGGGGTACTGTGATAGTGGCCGATACTGCTTGGGTGGTAAGGATAGCAGTCAGGGAGATAAAAGAGAAGATGAGGCGTTGGGTTTTAGTGATTATGGGCATTTTAAATTGTATTTTCAGTTAAAATAATCATAAAATACATTTTCATTGTTTAATCTCAACCCATGCAATTAATTCTCTACAGCAAACCCGGTTGTCATCTTTGTGAAGGTTTACAGGAAAAACTAGCACAAATCAAAAATCTCAGTTTTGAGTTAGAAATTCGAGATATTACTACCCGTGATGATTGGTTTGCAGCATATCAATATGAAATCCCGGTACTGCATTTACTCACGAGTAACGGTAAAGAAAAACTGATACCTCGTCCTTCTCCTCGTCTCAGTGTGGAACGTCTGGAAAAAATGTTAGGTGATTATGTAAAAAGCTAAGATGGGCGGTTAGAAACCGCCTGATGCTTTTTCAATAATCTCTTAAACTAATAAATTTGCGATTATCTCTATTTATTCAAGGTTTTTTGGCAAAAATAAAGGCTTTTGAGTTCTCTTTCTCAACTTAAGCTACTGTACATGGTGCATATTATTCTATTCTAGATAAAGTGCGTTTAATTAAAAATTACACCTATGACCGACATATCCAATATCAAAATTACCATTGCTTTCACTGATACAGACTTAGATGACGAAGACAAGAATCAGGAAGTGCAGAAGCTACTGAATCAAATGCAAAAGCTAGATGAGGTAGACGACGTTAACCGCGTTATTGACCCCAACCCCCCAGAACTAAACAAAGCTGGAGGAGGTTTTTTACCTGGACTGCTAACGGCGCAAGTGAACCCAGCTAACTTTTTGAAGTTGTTTGGATTTTTAAAAGAACGCTTGGGTAACAAACCAATTAAACTTAATGTTAAAGCTCCAGATGGTCGGGAAATCAACGTCGAAGCCAGCAGTAAAGAAGAATTTGAATTTGCTTGGCAAAAAGCACAAGATTTTATTAACAACAAATAAGGCTGGACAATGGCGAGAATTGCACTACTGATAGGGGTAAGTGAATATCAACCAGGCTTAAATAAACTGGCTGGGGCTGTAAAAGATATCGAAGCAATGCGGCGAGTTTTACAGCATCCAGAAATGGGCGATTTTGCTGAAAGTGAAATTATAATCATGCCAAATCCTCAAAGACAGGATATGGAAAATGCGATTGAAAAGCTTTTTGATAACCGTAAAAAAGATGATTTATTATTGTTTTATTTCTCTGGTCATGGAATTACCGATGATACTGGTAAGTTATATCTAACTAATAGCCAAACTCGCAAATATGATAATGGTAATTTGGTCAAAACTACAGCTACTCCTGCCAGCTTAATACATGAATTCATGGAAAATAGTCGTTCTCAGCGACAGGTAATTATTCTGGATGCTTGTTTTAGTGGTGCTTTTGCCGAAGGGATGAAAGCAAAAGATGATAGTAGTGTAGATATTAATCAGCAATTGGGAGGAAAAGGTAGGGCGGTTTTGACTTCTTCCTCTTCTAGTCAATATTCTTTTGAACAAACAGGAGAAGAATTATCAGTTTATACTCGTTACATTGTTAATGGTATTGAAACTGGGGCGGCTGACATTGATAACGATGGCGTGATTTCTGTTAATGAATTGCATGAATATGCCTCTAAAAAAGTGCAGGAAGCAGCACCAGCAATGAGTCCTAAAATTTATGCTGTGGAAGAAGGTTATAAAATTAAGGTAGCAAACGCACCTGTTGGTAATCCAAAATTAAAATATCGCAAGGAAGTAGAAAAATATTTATGTGATGGTAAAATTTCAGTGGTTAATCGTCGAAGTTTAAAAATTCATCAAAATAAATTAGGTTTTTTATCATCACAATATGTTCCCGTTCTCGAATAATACTAAATCCGAGTAACTCTAATGTTTTAATAACTTTTGCTTTTGGTGCATCTACGGGAAATTTAGGCATTAAATCATCACCTCAGCTTCCGCTACAAAAGCCTCTAAAATTGGTGATTCATCTTCTAAAACTTCTTTACCAAATACTTCTATATGACATTTAATAGCTGATTTGACATCAGATAAGGCTTCTTCATAACTGTCACCTTCACCAACTATAACTCCTTGAATACCAAGGGGGTAAGCAATATAACCATCAAAGTGTTTTTCGACAATAATTTTAATTTGTTTCATATAGTTCATTTTGGAGGATCTAATTATTTGTTAGGTTTTTCTGGAAGTTGGTTTAAAGTATATCTAGCTCTAGTTTTGAGAATATTCAATTGATCAACCTGTGCCAGTAATTTGTCTAAAGTTTCAAATTCCTCATTTGACAATTGATTTTCAGAATTTTTCATTAATAACTTATCTAATTGAGTCTGAGTTTTGGGAGATAATACACTTTCTACCAAAGCTTGTAATTCATCTAAACTTAACCCAATCAATAATTCAGTATCTGCTGATAAGTTGGTTAGTTGTTGGTAAGTTTCCAGATTTAACAATACACCAGCTTTTTCTCCCTGGGCATTAGTTATATGCTGCACTGATTCAGACATGGTTTGGATTTTGTATGACTGGTTATATTGTAACTTTTTATCAAAATAAAGGTTTATAAGACATAACAAATATTTATAATCAATAACATACAGGAAAACTATCTAAAAATATGAGTAACCAAATCACAATTACTCTACCAGATGACGTTTATCAAAAAGCTGAACACTTTGCACGTCTAGCAAATCGGGATTTAGCCAGCGTCTTAGTTGATACCATTCAATTTTCTATTCCACCTATTAGCTTAGAAGCAACAAACTTTGAACCTGTATCAGCACTTTCTGATCAACAAGTTTTAGCTTTGACAGAATTACAAATGGAATCTGAAGAAGATAGTCGTTTAAGTAGGTGAACATAAAAAATTAAAGGTATGTAAAGAAAAGTAAAATCTCCCAAAACCTCTTCATTCTTGCCTCTTGCCTTTTGCCTCTTGCCTTGCCATAACGACAATTTTCAATGCTAACCTACTTAAGTGAGTTACTGGATAAACAACAAGCTGGTATGCTTACAGAATCAGAATATTCTGAATTGCAAACACTAATGCAAATTTATCAGGAAGGACTATTGCGAAAAGCCACCGCATTGAGTGAAGCTGTCAACCGTGGATTAATAAAAGACATATCATAAGACCTCGCGGTAAGTGGGAAACTCAGTGGCTAAAGCCGGTGAGAGGGAAACGACACGAGCGGTTTTAACCGCCTTGAATATTTCTTCATTACCGCCTTGGAGTTGGAAAATTCGGGGTACTTTTGTGATGTACTTTCAACGGGACAATTACCGATTCAAATTTTCCAACTCTGTACGCATAATGTTTTGCTCCAAAGAGCCTCCCATTTCTGGGGTAATGTTAGCTTCGACCTGTTATAAGAGCTTGTTAAGCTTGCAACACTGTTCCAGTGACCTTGGAACTGTTTAATCACAAGCGACAGGGCAAGGAACTAGCTACGCATTCCGGGGTGTCTTGACTCAAATAACGGCTACCCTGAGACTATGCTCAGGGTGGTCTGGTCAGTACAGCTTGCTTGATTACTCTTGCAAGCTCAGTCCTTTTAGGGCTGGGTTACTGACAGGATTAACTGCCTGTGGTCGTGTTACAGTTTTAGCTTTATAACTTAATAATAATCTACGCAGTGACTGTGAGACAAGCCTGGGTTTCTGCTGGTTGGCATCCACCTGAAGATGGTTTCTAAATTCTGTGGTATTTCTGTCAATAGATAAAAAATAATGTTTAAATAAGCGCAAGACAAGCTTGTGGCGAGGTTCACCAGATGAAATTACGGGAATTACTAGCGGCTGTAGATGGGATTGAGTTTGTAAATATACCAGATATTGATATTCAAGGACTGAAAACTAATTCTCATGCTTGTACTGCGGGAGATTTGTTTATTGGGATGCCAGGAAGTAGAGTAGATGGTGGGGAATTTTGGGCAAGCGCTTTAGCGGCTGGTGCAGTAGCAGCAATTATTTCCACAGAAGCCATGCAGAAAAATCCGCCTACATCAAAATCTGTGGTCATTAGTGCCGATAATATGACTACAGCTTGCGCCCAAATAGCCGCAGCTTTTTATGGTTATCCTGGACAAAAACTGAAAATGCTGGGTGTGACAGGGACAAATGGTAAAACTACCACCACTCATTTAATTGAACATTTCCTAA
The window above is part of the Dolichospermum sp. DET69 genome. Proteins encoded here:
- a CDS encoding glutaredoxin family protein, with translation MQLILYSKPGCHLCEGLQEKLAQIKNLSFELEIRDITTRDDWFAAYQYEIPVLHLLTSNGKEKLIPRPSPRLSVERLEKMLGDYVKS
- the ggt gene encoding gamma-glutamyltransferase — protein: MPIITKTQRLIFSFISLTAILTTQAVSATITVPLRTKKGMVVSANPLASEAGLLMLRKGGNAVDAAVATTFAISVVEPFSAGIGGGGFLLFHSEKTGEIKALDFRERAPMKATRNMYLDANGKVIPGASTDGYLAVATPGTVAGMYEVHRLYGKLPWREVVKPSIALAKDGFMISDRVSWRSFSASQNRKPKLLNNPAASKIFTRNGEYYQPGEKLIQSDLGNTLEAISQNPQSFYTGKTAEIIASDMAKNGGLITLEDLKAYKPIWRTPVCGNFRKDKICSMPPPSSGGVHLLQILNIIGDTDLQSLGWHHPDAIHLMVEAMRIAYSDRAKYLGDPDFVKVPVSQLISPAYAQKRRQEINMDKTTPSTEIKPGLKTLKSHESTETSHLNVVDADRNAVSLTFTINLGFGAGIVTPGTGIVLNNEMDDFATAPGVPNAFGLVGDEANSIAPRKTPLSSMTPTIITENNRLRMAVGAPGGSTIITQVLQIILNVLEYKMDVGAAVSVPRIHHQWLPDELRVEAWGFDALTLADLRRRGHTIKESKPWGNANAIATLAEGIAVTEDGNLEGAADPRGDGSPRGY
- a CDS encoding caspase family protein; translated protein: MARIALLIGVSEYQPGLNKLAGAVKDIEAMRRVLQHPEMGDFAESEIIIMPNPQRQDMENAIEKLFDNRKKDDLLLFYFSGHGITDDTGKLYLTNSQTRKYDNGNLVKTTATPASLIHEFMENSRSQRQVIILDACFSGAFAEGMKAKDDSSVDINQQLGGKGRAVLTSSSSSQYSFEQTGEELSVYTRYIVNGIETGAADIDNDGVISVNELHEYASKKVQEAAPAMSPKIYAVEEGYKIKVANAPVGNPKLKYRKEVEKYLCDGKISVVNRRSLKIHQNKLGFLSSQYVPVLE